From the genome of Diabrotica virgifera virgifera chromosome 8, PGI_DIABVI_V3a:
TCATATGAAATAATTGGGAAGGAAGCACTCAAGATATAAACGTTTGAAGATAAATTGGATCATGGCAAGTGAATAAGAGTAGAAGCTCATTACCGAAGTATTATATTATCGGATCTTTATATATCTACcgggttcctacagcctctgtcGCATCCCGAATTTCGATCTCCACCTTTTTCCTCCTCATTTATGACTCTATCTCTTATTATTCCTCTGATTACTTCTCTCCATTCTAATGCTGGCCTTCCTCTCCTTCTTCTGTTCCATAGAACATAGTTTTGGTCATCGTTCATCTTTCATTCGCATTACATGCTCCTATGCTCGTACCATAAAAGTTATTCTTGTATAAAAGATGAATTCTATTGTATCTACGGTATTGTAGATccttcctgttcttcttcttatttcttcatttggttTATGATCAAGTCTGAATATCCGACACGCTCTTCTTAAATAATCCATTTCTATCACTTCaagttttttcttcattttcatcgTTATTTGCCATCATTCAGATCAGTACGTCATAATTGGTTCTACAACCGACTTATAGATTGCCATTTTtattcttaagaggaaacagtagcgatcaacaggtagcgaaaacgcgttccaagattgcggctgtaattttgaatatttttttgagatatttggcacacgtattcctaataaaataaagaatgacggtacagagcccaatttaaaaaatatattaatatgtggaaattactctgcaattaaatacaatattaaaaaaatgagtctgtaccgccattaagaagaacaaaaaatacactttcttcaaataaacttttttatccaattCCTAGATTtcgtgtcattttggaactactaaatttttttatttcattagtatttccaaaatgacacaaaatctaggcatcggataaaaaagtttgtttgaagaaagtgtatttttttgttcttcttaatggcggtacaggctcgtttttttaatattgtatttaattacagagtaatttctacatattaatatatttttccaaTTGGTCTctctaccgccattctttattatattacgaatacgtgtgccaaatatctcgaaaaattattcaaaattacaaccgcaatcttggaacgcgttttagctacctgttgatcgctactgtatcaccttaaactaattttaggagGCCAAACTAATGAGTTTAGTTTGGCCTAAACTCATTAGTTTGGCCCTCGGCCCTGTTGTAATTTCTGTGGGATGTCCCGTTTTGATGTTCCTTTCTTTGCTATCACTGTTCCTAGTCCGTCCCActttgactttacagtatagggaacataggcaatgcagtccttatgagagtttttagagaggtgatgccgattttatcaaaaagaatttgtaatcgaactgGAGAGATTAAATTAAcactgttttagaaaggcaatctacaattttaggattcatatgcgtaataactatagtatatcaaataaacttaaacgcatacgaatcctaaaattgtagattgtctttctaaaacagttttaatttaatctccctaatgttcgattacaaattctttttgataaaatcggcatcaccgcgttAAAAACTCTCATTAGGACTGCATTACCTATGTTCCCTATACCGTAAAATCAAGGTAGGACGGActaggtatttaaattttttgcattatTTATTATCCATGCATTCCTTCTCATCGTTTGCCATAATCACTTGATCGTCTGCgaagaaatagctatttgtataacaagggtgAAGGgtgcagtaatcattcaagggaggaaaaggcactttactcccatgttatacatatggtttttcaaccttcctcaaataacaggtctttcaatgtcaaataaacgtcaaattgaaaggcagtttatttagaagttctcctaaaaattattaatttttaaggttttttcttaactttttgagtattacgagtagtataaagaagtactaaaccagtgatctgtaagaaagtgtgaaatttagcgcctagaagttaaatttcaggaaacaaataatatggaaggtataccacccgaacctccagataaaggtaaattttatgtagaaatggaaggagatgggatgatggaatatgaggaattaaataaaaataacaatagagtaaataataaggtaacaaacaaacaaaaccaaacaagtagtactattgaggtaagtaacaaatttagttgcaataacgatgaaactttgacaaatttaaatcaaacagataagtcaggtaagcaaaatttaaataaagtaataaatttaagattaaaacatagatatcaatttggagataatgcaccttatatagtacacatagaaaataaaaacggtaacattggtcgattacacaggatcggcacggcccgtttgattttaagtgcagtacctgaaattgaaaataatatcacacaaattacagtagttggtagaaataaaatcaaggtagaactaaataattttgctagtgctaataaattaattgattctcaaattcttaaaagcaaagagtatgaggcatatattccaacgttttttactcaaaagaaaggtgttataaaattggtagataaagagatagaagataatgatttattatcattaattaaacctagatttggaattaaattcgaagtattacatgtaaaaagaattatgcggaaagtgattcaagataatggtaatactaattatgtaaaaacaggaaccgtaattgtcacttttaaaggtcagtctataccaaaaaatgtaataatagaaaaaatgatatacgaggtggaaaattatacacccagaataatccaatgtttaaagtgtttgagatttgggcatataagtgcccaatgtagaggaaagataggtgtgaaagatgtggcgaagaacacaacaaatctaattgttccaatccgaataatttactttgtgtattgtgcaaaggaaaacacagcgctactgacaagggagcagattgtacagaaagacaaaaacaggaatatattaaaaaagttatgaataatgaaaatataacatattatgaagctaataataaatataaaaaatgttattcaacagtaagtaaagaccaagaaaatacttcaaataaatatacaatatctaaacgaaaaagatcaagtagtattgattctagtagtgtagataaagaaacaatggaagcacgcagaaaaattttgcaaacaccaagaatacaaagtcagccttgttataattttaataatcccatttattctaacacaacacaaacacaaaacgataatcaaaataatataggagaaataatagtaaactttatttcagcaacattaaatcaaattaatcacaatttagatcaaaaaacgttggaattattaaaaaacaatatttcacaattattattacctcgtgatggctaacgtttcatttcttcaatggaatgcgagatcaattaaaacaaataagggttatttagaaaaattcttgtatgacaataaaatagatataggattaatatcagaaacttggttaaaaaaaaagtaattttattaactttactggttataatgtctttaggaatgatagagatgatggatatggtggagtagccatccttttgaaaaaattaataaaattttacaacagtcctactttttaccaaattaatgacataatgtgcaatagcatatcaattaaaattcaatccggaaaaaagttaaacatttattcaatatacgtaaaaccaaatcttaaaatcactctaaatgaatggaaaaagttttttaatagtctagagaagccttttataattggtggtgattttaatagccacaattatgtttggggttgtagtactgtagatactataggaaaaaatctgttagaagctattgaggactgtaatcttgtaattttaaataatggtaaagaaactttgatgcgtagaccgaatagcaataataaatctgcaatagatcttacaatatgctcagcaaatattagtcattttttcgattgggatgttgtggacgagacattaggatcaaatcattttgctattattattaagtcaaatattaatgttaataaagcggaatgtgtaaatacaaaattccaatggaacataaataaagcggattggtctcttttctcttctatcactaataatttcatggaaatagataataatttaaattaccaacaatttataaataaattaaacgaatattgtaagatatgtataccggagaagagaacagggactaatccacgatttagaaaaacttggtggaatgacaattgtaaaaaggtaatagaagaacaaaaactagctttacgcaagtttaaactacagtctaatatacaaaattatataaattataataaatgtgtagcgaaaaccaaaaaagttgtattagagagtaagcgtaatgcatggagaaatttttgtaaaactttaaacaaaaatacaccaattaaagatatgtggaatcaagccaaacgattacaaaacatttttaaaccacaagtaaatccagtgactgaaggagaatgggttgaggagtttttaagaaaattatgtccagataatatattttcaaaaattaatgtaatggaaagaaaaaactctatgcatccactttcaattccatttagtttctgtgaattagaaataagccttaagaataagaaaaatacttctccaggtatagataatgtacattatattatgttggccaatttacatcaaaaagggaaagaaacactattaaatttttttaatcaaatatggttatcagaagatattccagataactggagagagtaccgggtgattcctattctcaaaacaaatcggaatcctgattcagcagaatcttatagaggtatttcattgagctcctgcataacaaaaacactggaaagaatgataaaacttaggctcgaaagttggctagaaaaaaacaataaattatcacaaacacaatttggatttcgaaaaaatcattctactgtggaagctgtgagtcatttggtaacagatataaatttagcgtttacgaaaaattcttcagtaatcgctcttttattagatgttgaagcagcatacgacaacgttaatttaaatatactatataacaaaatgatacaaataggtctgccagaatgcttctgtcaaaaaataataaaattgtatgactgtagaaaaatttatatatcggtaaataataacacatttggtccaagactagcgatgggtggtttacctcaaggaggaatattaagccctttgttatatttaatttacacttctgatatagaaaaaaatttaaactcaacaaaaattttacaatttgcagatgatatagttatttatcaagaaaacattaaaatagaaaatgcagtcaaatccattgaagaaggagacaaacatattaaaatatggagtgaattacatggactaaatatatctgattccaaaaccaaattatgtatttttacaagaaaacgaaaagaaatacccaatcacatcttaataaacaatatatcctatcctgtacaaagttatgttaaatatttgggtattactctggatagacagcttctctggaaagaacatatagaccatatagttaaaaaaacagaaaaaggaataaaccttcttcgattcgtatcacacttacgttggggagcagatccaaatatttctttgttgttatttaaaaataatataagagctatattcgactacggatcaatattatacagtgacgcatcacagtgtcatttaaataaaatagacaaaatcattaataaatcccttagattgtgtataggagccctaagaagtacaccgataaataatctacaagttgaatgctgtgaaatgccgatggatataagacgaaaaaaacttggcatcaaccttttagttagattgtatgaaaaaaaggcaagtttaatttccaaaatacatcaactgtttttagcagacttgacagaaaaatattggataaaaaagaaaactctaaatatggtagatttatattcaaaaatgacaatatatgataaacaactttataaatatgacataaacccaaattataatattgactttaatagtatggaacaagttcaggtatactttttaagggactatagcaagttgcctatatctttaagaaaattagtgtttatctccgacagttcacaaatgttcaaagattattgtatgctatatacagatgcatcaaaaaatattgaaggtgtgggatgtgcctattgggatagcagtaataaaattagtaaaatgtttaaactaaattctattatgagtatatatacagctgaattaatagcgataatggaagcactaaaatatttatctaatataaatcattcaaagtttataatttttagtgacagtaaaagttctcttagtaaaattagtgctataaatcctaaatcaaaagtgaactacattgacttatatatcataaataaaattaaagaacttcagcaacaaggaaagtctgttaagttggcatgggttaaaagccactgtggaataactggaaatgaaatggtagatgaattggctaaaaacgcggtgacacaaggagtattaacccattatctttgtacgccaaaagatattgaatcaaatttattcaaagaggttaagaaagaatggaaagaaaggtatattgatgaaaacgtaaatacaggaaaccactacagatcaatcagaaactatataacggataaaccttggttttctaaaatggagtcgacaaaagatatgataagaaccatatgcagaatgagatttgaccactgtcttactccatcatatttatttaaaattaatatagctgatagtccacaatgtatttgtggacagttgggcaatctacaacacaaaattttgacctgttctcttatctctaataaagttaatatgtttttaaattcactgtattctttgactgatgtccaccatcccattaatttaaattatttattaacattagaaaataatgagttggtataccgactattgtataaacatattttagatattaagcttaaattgtaattgtaaaatatagagtaagtattttttgtaaattgttatatgttaaaagaaaaagaaaagaaaagaaaagaaaaaaaaaagaaaagaaatatataaaaaaaaataataaaataaaaattaaaaaaaaaaaataaaaaaataataaaaaaaagaaagaaaaaatataaaaaaagatattataaaaaaaaatagaaaaaaaaatataataattaaaaaaatataaaaaaaatatgtagataaaaatgaatgacgaacttggacagtccatagtaaaatagctttcgaatgaagtagagggctaaagaagaatgttgcagtttttactgtggaactctgagaacatcatttggaaaaaaattaataaaaatatatatacctatataaaaaattattaaaaaaaaatacaaaaataattatttattagtagaattgtttattatattagtattagttttaggataagatacgaaaaaatgactaataaaataaaaaatagtaaaattggcgaatggatttagtgtccgcagtcatataaacccaaacaaacaacaaataacAGGTCATTTTTCCatatttacttaatttatttatgtaactaaccaacaaaatttattagaactaaaactaacaagtatgtactacaatataactgtcaactgtcaaatataagtcaaattattaatgtaaagattgttaaatcagaataacaatttactgttttttaccattctgcaaaatacagagtgtatttaaataaacgttaaaatgtatagatacttacgtgatagaaaatagatattgtacagggcgtcaataagttatatttcatgaatgaaataccatgatgtcacttttacttttcctccctagggaggaaaagtacaactttgctccctacaatcaggtccggaaaagtatactttcggtagaggtaggtggaaaacattgTTAAGTCCAGTTGTTTTTCCTAAATAGATTTTGAATAGAGTTGGGGACAAAGAACATCCTTGTCTTAAGCCTTTTGTGACTTAAATGAGTCTgaaattttattcttattattttGTGGATAGAGCTTATACACGCCAAACTCCAATCTTCTggaatattttcttgttttattaGACATTTATTAAGGATCTTAGACAATCAACTCTATTAGTATTGACGATCCGAGTTTTATTAATTCAATAGGGATGTTTCCAGGTTTTGTGGATTCCcgtttttcattttctttaaggCTCCACTTATTTCGTCCACACTGATTGGATGTATTTCGTCTTCGTCTATTGGATCTTTATTAAACTGACAAattatacagtgtggaaggcacttatggaataaaattatttctgtgcttgtttcaaaaaattataaaaacgctgagacccatagatttttatatataaatatgcacattttaaacatacatttaaatgtacagggtgattaaCGTAAGCCTGACAGgatccataagctttatttttaatggaacaccctgtatatttttatatttttaaaagctgcttaacaacctgatttccaAGAACTATGTCATGCAGGGTGTATTGTGAATAATACATtgtgaatttttgaaattatatagtCACTTGCAAAAAATTGTTTGTCCACTTttggaaaattataaaaatgctgGAACACataaacttttaaattcaaatgggcgctttataaacataaatttaaatatacagggtgattcaggCAAGTCTATCATAGTCGATGATCTTGAGTTTTAATGAATCatactgtatatttttatgttcttagaagctgcttaacaacctgatctCAAAAAAGTGTACCTATTATGtggggtctattatgaataatacaaagtcaaatttcaaatttttttttaaatttcgtcaagatattaaatacaaaacccaacaTACTGATAAGTTTAGAAATTGATGTCCGTTTtaagcttatttaaaaaaatacccttatttaaagtgtgaaaaactttgaatttcaaaattttatttatttaatatcttaacgaaaattatacatactcgtatatataaatttcaccttgtagtattcataatagacccaacataatacagtcgaacccacttattggaatagccgtcgtgccaagaaaaagtattcctataacagggatattctaataaccgatcatataagcctagtaaaaacgttttgggacctcaaatttctattccttaaaccgggatattcgtTTAACCCTTTCGCTGCGTCAAATAAATACATATCGCTGACCAGTGCGGCAGTAGTTTTTTAACACTAAATGCGATATTTTTTCAACAATTGTTTTTTGTACATATGTTAAAACGgattattataatttttcttctgAATTTTTGCAAGACGCACATGTGCGCTGTACGCAGTTTTCAAGGAATTTCTTTTAAAAATGCGGAGGACGCACTTGTGCGCTTGATACAAATTTTTGTATTTAGTAAATTAAATCGACTTTTTTGatctaaactaaaattttattcatTCAAACAGgatgtaaaataaacaaataacatataatgtaaaataaaagtatacaaaatattaattttttcctAATGTCTTTCTATATTGATACATGATATTCTCTGAAACATTTGCCTAAGCAGAGGCCAGGTTTATCGGGACATTCTTGACAATGATAAATAGTATCCTTACGTatcttatttttattgcatgTCCGACATTTTTTTCTAAGAGTTTTACCACGTTCATTATGTAACTCAATTTTTGAAGGTGTGTGGTTTACACCCGAAGTAACTGCTACTTCTGCCGTTACAACTGCTGTTCCTTGACATTTTTCTGGTAATAACTTTTCAAGTATTGACAATCGAAACTTATAATATGACATTTTGTTATTTCCGTGGTACTTATTATACAATCTATGAGCATTTTGCAAATATAGCTGAAACAGATGTATGCCAATTTTTTTGTACCAACGTAAAGTTTTGCGTGTCGGCGGATAATAAGAAGACATTTGGTCTTGAAGATCTACTCCGcccatatatttattatattgaaTGATTGGCAGTGGTTTAATTTTCTCATCCCCTCGTCTATTTCTTACGGTTACCATCTCATTTTTATATTCAGTTAAAATGTAAATGATATCTCTTTTGTCTCGCCATTTTCCAACCATTACGTTGTTGAGGTACATACTTTTGGTCTGGCCTTTTTTTGAACTTTGCGTCTATGACGTTTTTTGGACAGCCTTTCCTATCTTTTCTCAGAGTGCCTGTACAAAAACTATTTTTATCCAGTAGTAATTTGGCCAAGTTATAACTATTGTAATAGTTGTCCATATGAAGCGAATGTCCATGGTCGAAAAAATTACGCATTAGGTGTAGCACCACTCTTTCTGTATGAGACTTACCAGCAGTTGCATCACCTGCACCAGCATATATATGGATATCCAAAATTGTTGAATCGGCTTCTGTCAGCATATAAAGCTTTACTCCATACTTATGTCATTTCTTAGGGAGATATTGCTTGAATACCAGTTTTCCTTTCCACAAGATCATAGATTCGTCTAGAGATAAATACTTTCCTGGATAGTATACCGTCTTCATTTTGTTATTAAAATGATCTAGCAAGGGTCTTACCTTATATAGTCGATCTACTGGAACtggttcattttcttttacattttCGGCAAAATGAAGGCATCGCATTATAAGCAAATAGCGGTCTCTACTCATGTATGAAGAAAAACAAGTCGAAAATAATCTATTTTTCTTCCAGTAGTCTTGTATGCTAGGCAATTGGATTGTTCCTGTATGGAAGGTTAATCCAATAAATATTAGCAATTCCGATATTGTTAATTCCTTCCATAGGGAAATCCTTGAACGGTCACATCCTTTGCTGGTAGAAAGAACTTCAACTGCATAACTGTTAGTTTGTAAGACAATCATATTTAAAAGTTCATCGTCAAACAACAGCCTAAACCAATCGTACGCACTATCACCAGGACTATCGACTAACAATCCACTTCTTTTTGTAAATGGAATTTGTTTCATACCGCTAGTTGTTTCGGTCCATTCATTGTCTGTAATCTGTACGTCAGGATTATCTGCAACGGTATTATTTAACTCGTTCTGTAGTACATCATCCTCAGTATCACTTCCAGAAGAGTCTTCcgaaacattttcaatttcaactaaaaatattaatttcagaCCACAAGtttattattacatttatttacTTACAGTTATCTACATCAGAGTCTTCATAATCTTCATCTGAGTCTGAATTATATAAAAACTGCATCAATTCCTCAACACTcagatttttttcatttctcaCTTTCACGGTCTTACGTCTTTTTACGCCTGAAGGTCCAGCTTTATTTAAATCAGCCATTATTATACAAATAATTAAACTTATAATCACACTAAACCGTTTGAAACGACAACACCTTTGAAAACCTAACTATGTGAGTAACTGATCTGCGACGCCACCTATGAATAGCTCTGCAAACCTAACTACATGATTCACCGAGCCGCGACGCCACCTATGAATAGAAGTGACCTTTAATAAAATGCTGACAAAGTTTCCTTGATCTCCTGAAACTGAGTCAATTTTAAATGTATATGGAAATCACCATATACATAGGCCGCTCATGTGCGCCATACGCATTTTACAAAGAAATAGGAGGGCGCGCATGTGCGCTTTACGCAGCGAAAGGGTTAatcggtattctaataagcgcgTTCGACTGTACAATTTTTTGAGATGAGTTTGTTAAGTAGCTtttaataaaaacataaaaatacttacacagggtatttcattaaaaataaagatcATGGACCATGAATGCTAGACTCGCGTGAATCACcttgtatatttaaatttgtgcTTAGACAGtgcatatttgaatttaaaagttcacgtatcctagcgttttttgtaattttctaaaataaggacacaaacaattttattccataactggtttccatacatcaaaatttcaaattttcaccctgtattattcataatgccCCATACATTatatagttcgttgaaatcaggttgttaagtagcttttaaaaatataaaaatatacagggtgttccattaaaaataaagcttatgaatTCTGCTAGGCTTGCGTGagtcaccctgtacatttaaatatATGCTTAACCCTTAAATGCCCGTGATATGAAAATAACCATAAATGCCCATGTGGGGTCTCCTAGGGACCCCActaaaattttcaatttagtaACGTCATTTAGCACTGACTAAAAGGAAAACacggttaaaaataattttaagcatatttgaataatttttatttatttttcatacaaaattaACGGCTTTTCTAgaaacaaattattttcaattcgaacaaaattaaaattaaataataatataagcatATAACTTTTAGTTGCAATTTTTACATACaatagttttttcttcttttctgtgCACCTGGcatataaattttttgcaaaaagagCAAACGGTATTCACTTTTCTGTCACAGTTTCGCGGACACTGGTAACAACGAGCACGTTTCTTAGCTGAATGGACGGATTGAGTTGCAACTTCGGTAGTTGGGTTTACCATTGGTATGCCACAATCTTTTAGAGCAGATTTTACATAggctttatgttttatatatttcgCTCTTTTTTCCATGTTGTTTCGAGCAAGCTCAGCCCCTAATTGTAACAGGAAAATACGTCttcgtgaaaaattatttttcttccaatcaggatttttttcaatgtataaaatataggcATTTAGTGCACATATGTCTATAATATTCATAAAGAGCCTGAATGGCCAACGAGCAGTTCTTCTTTTACAGGAATATTCCCTAATCAGTTTGTCGGCACTATCAACACCACCCTTGGTATTATTATAGTCTAAAATCATCAAGGGTTTGTTTTGAGAGTCTTGACAAATTATATCACTATCGTGTTGACTTGAAAGAAGATGTACCATcctgtgtattttaggtatgtacgAAACCATAGCTAATTCTTTAGTAAAAGCAAATATTGACGACTCCGCAGGTCTTTTTGTCAAACTTAGTTGTGGTGGTGTATCAGGTTTATTTTTGCGGACGGTCCCAAGTAAAGTAAggtttttagataaaagatattgaGCAAGAGGAACACTGGTAAAAAAGTTGTCAGTTGTAATTCCTCTCCAACTGCCATGATATGGTTCCACCAGATCTTTCACAACACGAAATCCCTGATTTTTCTCTATTGTACCACCTGGTAGTTTTCCAAGGTACACCTGAAGTTTTGATAAATAAGATGTTTTAACATCCGCGGCAGCCCAAATTTTTATCCCATAGCGGCAAggttttgattttatatattgtCTAAAAGGACACTTTCCTCTAAAACTCACTAACTGTTCGTCAACGGTTATATGTTCGTATGGTTCAAAGGCTTTGTCACAGTTAGAGACGAACATGTCCCAAATTACTCGTATCGCCGCTAACTTATCCTGTTCCTTCCGCTCCACCCTGGTCACTTTGTCATCAAACCTCAAGAAACTCGATAATTCTTCAAATCGGTTCCTAGCTAATGCGGCTGTAAAAAATGACCGGCGTATTGAGGTGTCTGTAGACCATATCTCTCGTGTCGATTCTTTCCCACACCTTAAAGCACCAGCTTTGATAAGTGCTCCTAAA
Proteins encoded in this window:
- the LOC126889383 gene encoding piggyBac transposable element-derived protein 4-like; its protein translation is MADLNKAGPSGVKRRKTVKVRNEKNLSVEELMQFLYNSDSDEDYEDSDVDNFEIENVSEDSSGSDTEDDVLQNELNNTVADNPDVQITDNEWTETTSGMKQIPFTKRSGLLVDSPGDSAYDWFRLLFDDELLNMIVLQTNSYAVEVLSTSKGCDRSRISLWKELTISELLIFIGLTFHTGTIQLPSIQDYWKKNRLFSTCFSSYMSRDRYLLIMRCLHFAENVKENEPVPVDRLYKVRPLLDHFNNKMKTVYYPGKYLSLDESMILWKGKLVFKQYLPKK